The genome window AATTCTACCAAATACAGAAATTGATATGGATGATTGTGGTATTTTTGGTATGGATAAATACGGCACTTTTAAAGATTTAAAAGTAGGAACTTTTATAGAAGCTGAAGTTTTCCATGGCTATGCCCAAACTACGCCAAATCCACAAACACCAAACCAAGTTCAAAATATAACCGCCAAAGAAATCAAAATCGAATGCAAAAAAAGAGCTTATTAAAATTTTTAAGTAAAATAACTCCTAAAAAGGAGTTATTTTAATGCGTTTTTTTCTTATACTAGCATGTATTAGCACTTTTACATTTGCTTATAAAGTCCAAGGTATTTTAAAAAATACTACCGCACACACAATAAGCATCCAAACAAATTTTGATAATAACTTAGTCATCACTATATTACCCCAAACACATATTGATATTTATAGTTGTGGAATTTTTGGAAGCAATAAAAAACAAGCTAATGTTCAAGATTTAAAAAAAGGTTCTCTTGTAAAAATAAAAGGAAGTAAAAATGGGAGTATTATTATTGCAGATAAGATAATAATAGAATGTGATGATCAAAGAAGAGCTTATTAAGACAATAACTCTTCTTTGTCTTCTTTATTAATTTTTTCTATATAAAGACTTTGCGAAGGAAAAGCAAAACTAAGTTTGTTTCTCTCAACAATTTTCATGAGTTCAAGTAAAATACTTTGTCTAGCTGCCCTAAAACCTGCAGCATCCACTGCTTTGGTGTAAAAATACACCTCTATATCAATAGAACTTGCGCCAAAACCACTCACGGCTACATAAGTACTATTTTTGTACCCTTCTAAGTCATTTACTGAAACTAGATTTTGTCTATATTTAGCGCGTGTTCCACCATGATTTAGCGCACTATCATCAACTTGTGCTATTAAAGGACTAGTGGCCAATAAATATCTTATATCTTCCACACATTGTTCGAGTTGCTCAGGTTTTGCATCATAAGTTACACCAACAAATAATTTTACATGACGACCAACTTTTCTCTTGCTCCAATTTTTAATATTTGTTCCCATAATAGTTGAATTTGGTAAAAAAACCAAAGAATTATCAAAAGTTCTAATAGTAGTTTTTCTAAGTCCAATTTCTACTATAGTTCCCTCTATACCTGAAATTTCTACCCAGTCTCCTTGGTTAAAACTATTATCAAAAAGCAAAAGCACTGAAGCAAAGAAATTTGCAATGATATCTTTAGCTGCCAAAGCTACAGCTAAACCACCTATACCTAAAGATGCAATTAATGCCGAAATATTAAATCCTAAATGCGCCAAAACAAACAAAACAGCTATTACTATAATTATAAAATATAAAATTTTAATAATTAAATTTACTACTTCGCGCTTGCCACTTTTTTCTGCAAGCTTTGCTACAACAACCATACCATAACTATCAAAAATATTAATTACAAGCCAAGCAGTTAAAATGACATAAATTATAGATAAAACATTGCTAATTCTTATATCTACCGGAGCTGGATAGTAAAGAATAGTAAAACATATGCCTAAAGCATATACAAATAAAAACCATCCGATTGGTCCTTGAAGTTTCTCTAAAAAATGGGTTTTTATTTCTATATTAGCCGATTTTTTCCCAAGTAAGCGTATTAGAATAAAATATAAAATTCTCGCAAGATAGAATTTTAAAGAATAAAATAAAGCAACCACAATAATAGAAATAACTATTTTTCCAATATTAATACTACTAATAGAAGTTTGCTCATTGATATAATTAATAGCATTTTGCAAACCTAAACCGGTAAATAAAAAATTTGTTTCTAATAAATTTGCATTATTTCTCAGATATACTAAGATTTCATTGTAAGATTTAATAGTATTTCTTAAATTATTTTCGCTTATTTCCAAAGCTCTCAAGTGTTCAATATTATTAATTTTTTCCTTATCTAAAGTAAAATCAAATACAAAATCTTCCTTAAGTGCATCAATGCTTTTATCGATAATATTTTTTATCTCTTGACTTTGTGCTCCTTCTGCAAAAACTTTTTCTAGTTCAAATATACAAAGATAAAAATATTCTGCAGATGTTAAATTTAAAAATTTAATCTTATTATCTACATACTCATAATATTTTTTTTTGTTTTGAGCCTCTTTAATACTATTTTGTAAAACATTTTTTGTTTTTAAAAATTCTTTAGCTTCCTTATCGTCAATTTTTTGAGAAACCATCTTTAAAGGCAATGTTGTTAATATTGTTGTTTTTTGCTTTTCTATTTCTTTTATATTATCTTGAAATTCAGTACTATTTGTATCACTGTTTTTGAAACTTTCCAAAAGCAAATTAAGTTCTATATAATCTTGCACCAAAGCAAAAATACTATTCTTATCTTCCAAAATATTTTTTTCTTGTGCATATAAGATATTAACACACAAAAACACTAAAATAAACTTAAAAATTTTATTCATATTTTTTTATCCTCTCTTGTATTAAAACAAAATTTTCAAAACTAAAATCATACTCATAAATTTCACCTGTTTCTATGATATAATACCAAGCATGAAGTTCAATTTCCTTTTTATTTAAAGCATCCTCTATACCTGGATAAGTTAATAAATTTTGCAAAGAATTAACCAAATTCATCTTCTCAGTCATCCAAGATCTCATAGCTAAATCATCTTTTGCAACTTTTAAAACTTTATTTTTGATAGGTTCAAGCAAGGTAAGCCATTTTCTAACATTTGGCATATTTTTTAAATCATTTTCATTGGCATACAAAGCTGCACACCCCCCGCAATTACTATGTCCGCATACTATAATATTTTTAATATGCAAAGAATTAAAAGCGTACTCAATAGCCGAAGTAGTTGCTAAAAAATCATCTCCTATTCTATAAGGTGGAACAATATTACCTATATTTCTTATAACAAAAAGTTCTCCTGGACCTGTATTGGTAATTAAATTTGGTATCACTCTTGAATCAGCACAACCTATAAAAAGCGTATGGGGATTTTGTTTATTTTTCAAACTCTCAAAAAGTTCTGCATGTTCTTTAAAATCTTCTTGCATAAATTTTAAAGCACCCTCGATCAAATCTTTCAAAAAAGTCCTTTTTTGGTTTTGATTGCAAAATTATACTAAATTATTTTTTATATAAATTTATTTTTCATTATATTTTTATACAATTTTAATCTTTTATTTATCTTTTTTTTGTAAATTCTAATTTTAAAAATTATTGGAGGATTTTAATGAGTCTTTATGATAGAGATTATTCTAACTCTAAAACTCAAGAATTTGAAGGTTATGCTAGAAGTGATTTAAGCATTTTTATAAAACAAACCTATCAGCTTTTTGCTGCTTCATTATTAGCTGCAACAGCGGGTGCTTATATAGGAATTTTTGCTTTAGCACATCTATTTGCACAATCTCAAGCAACTTTTTGGATTTTATTTATCGTAGAAATTGGTTTATTGTTTGCATTACAATGGAAAAAAAGAGAAGCTCCGCTTAATTTAATTTTACTTTTTGCTTTTACTTTTGTTTCAGGACTTACTTTAACACCACTTTTATATTCAGTTTTAGCACTCCCTGCTGGAGCTAGTATCATCGCTCAAGCTTTTGCTTTAACAACAGTAGCTTTCGGTGCTTTAAGTGTATTTGCTATGAATACAAAAAAAGACTTTACTATGATGGGGAAAATGCTTTTTGTAGCTTTAATTGTTATCGTGGTAGCTTCTTTAATTAACATCTTTTTCCAAAGCTCGCTTTTAAGTTTAGCTATTTCTGGTATTGGTGCAATTTTATTCTCTTTTTATATTCTTTATGATACTCAAAACATCATTAGAGGAAACTATGAAACACCAATCGAAGGTGCAGTTGCACTTTATCTTGATTTTATCAATCTTTTTATTTCTCTTCTTAATATTTTAAGAAGCTTCAATAGTAGATAAAAATTTGCGAGAAAATTTCTCGCAAATTTCTTTACCTCTTTCAAGTTTTTATCAAAATTTTTAAGTTAAAATACTCATTTTATTTTCAATAAGGAAAATTCATGACTACACTTTTAATTATTTTACAATTTGCAATTGTTGTGATTATTTGTATTGCGGTTTTATTACAAAAAAGTTCCAGTATAGGACTTGGAGCTTATAGTGGAAGCAATGAAAGTTTATTTGGAGCAAAGGGTCCTGCAGGATTTTTAGCTAAATTTACTTTTGTAATGGGTGTTTTACTTATTGCTAATACAATTGCTCTTAGCTATATGTATAATAATGCTAATTCTAACTCGCTTGCTGAAAAAGCAGAACAAATTTTGCCAAAAGCGCCTGAAACAAACACGACTAATATTCCAGTTGCACCAAGTGCCCCAGTTAGCGAAAACAATACTAGCAAATAAAAGGACAAACCATGCTAAATGAAATTTATACTAAGCAAAAACAACAATCAGATAAAAGCCTAGAAGTTTTAAAAAAAGATTTTACCACCATAAGAACTGGCAAAGTAAATATCAACATACTTGATCATGTTCATGTAGATTATTATGGTAGTGCAACTCCACTTAATCAAGTGGCAACAGTTTTAGCAACCGATGCTTCAACCATTAGTATCACTCCTTGGGAGAAATCTATGCTAAAAGCCATAGAAAGTGCTATTGCCGCAGCAAACATAGGGGTAAATCCAAACAATGATGGTGAAAGTGTGAAATTATTTTTCCCTCCTATGACAAGAGAACAAAGAGAAGAAAATGCTAAAAATGCCAAAGCTATGGGAGAAAAGGCTAAAGTAGCCATTAGAAACATTAGAAAAGATGCAAATGATGCGGTTAAAAAGCTAGAAAAAGATAAAGCAATTTCAGAAGATGAAGCCAAAAAAGCTTATGATGAAGTTCAAAAGCAAACCGATAGCTACACAGCAAAGGTAGATGAATTAGTTAAAAATAAAGAAGCGGAACTTTTAAAGGTTTAATAATGAACTTAGAACAAATTTATAAAGATTGTGGGGCATATTTACAAGGACATTTCTTACTTAGCTCAGGAAAACACTCTGAGTTTTATCTTCAAAGTGCTAAAGTTTTAGAAAATCCAAAACTAGCAGGTGAGCTTTGCGAGGAGCTTGCAAAAGTTATTGCTAGTTTTAATATTGAATTTAATAGCATTTGCTCTCCTGCTTTGGGTGGAATTTTAGCAGGTTATGAGCTTGCTAGAGCTTGTAACAAACGCTTTATTTTCACTGAACGTGTAGAAGGAGTAATGAGCCTTAGACGCGGTTTTGAAGTAAAAAAAGGCGAAAAATTTATCGTTTGTGAAGATATTATTACAACAGGTGGTTCTGCACTTGAGAGTGCGAAAATCATCGAAAGTTTAGGTGGGGAAGTGGTAGGCTTTGCAGCTTTGGCAAATCGTGGCTTTTGCACAGTAAAAAATTTAAACAATCCAAGAAAAGAAAATGCAAAATTGCCTGAAAATTTACCACTTTTTGCACTAGGAAATTTTGAATTTGACATTTAT of Campylobacter lari contains these proteins:
- a CDS encoding carbonic anhydrase beta, which gives rise to MKDLIEGALKFMQEDFKEHAELFESLKNKQNPHTLFIGCADSRVIPNLITNTGPGELFVIRNIGNIVPPYRIGDDFLATTSAIEYAFNSLHIKNIIVCGHSNCGGCAALYANENDLKNMPNVRKWLTLLEPIKNKVLKVAKDDLAMRSWMTEKMNLVNSLQNLLTYPGIEDALNKKEIELHAWYYIIETGEIYEYDFSFENFVLIQERIKKYE
- the secG gene encoding preprotein translocase subunit SecG, with translation MTTLLIILQFAIVVIICIAVLLQKSSSIGLGAYSGSNESLFGAKGPAGFLAKFTFVMGVLLIANTIALSYMYNNANSNSLAEKAEQILPKAPETNTTNIPVAPSAPVSENNTSK
- the frr gene encoding ribosome recycling factor, which produces MLNEIYTKQKQQSDKSLEVLKKDFTTIRTGKVNINILDHVHVDYYGSATPLNQVATVLATDASTISITPWEKSMLKAIESAIAAANIGVNPNNDGESVKLFFPPMTREQREENAKNAKAMGEKAKVAIRNIRKDANDAVKKLEKDKAISEDEAKKAYDEVQKQTDSYTAKVDELVKNKEAELLKV
- the pyrE gene encoding orotate phosphoribosyltransferase, translated to MNLEQIYKDCGAYLQGHFLLSSGKHSEFYLQSAKVLENPKLAGELCEELAKVIASFNIEFNSICSPALGGILAGYELARACNKRFIFTERVEGVMSLRRGFEVKKGEKFIVCEDIITTGGSALESAKIIESLGGEVVGFAALANRGFCTVKNLNNPRKENAKLPENLPLFALGNFEFDIYEANACPLCKKGTKAIKPGSRGN
- a CDS encoding mechanosensitive ion channel family protein; this encodes MNKIFKFILVFLCVNILYAQEKNILEDKNSIFALVQDYIELNLLLESFKNSDTNSTEFQDNIKEIEKQKTTILTTLPLKMVSQKIDDKEAKEFLKTKNVLQNSIKEAQNKKKYYEYVDNKIKFLNLTSAEYFYLCIFELEKVFAEGAQSQEIKNIIDKSIDALKEDFVFDFTLDKEKINNIEHLRALEISENNLRNTIKSYNEILVYLRNNANLLETNFLFTGLGLQNAINYINEQTSISSINIGKIVISIIVVALFYSLKFYLARILYFILIRLLGKKSANIEIKTHFLEKLQGPIGWFLFVYALGICFTILYYPAPVDIRISNVLSIIYVILTAWLVINIFDSYGMVVVAKLAEKSGKREVVNLIIKILYFIIIVIAVLFVLAHLGFNISALIASLGIGGLAVALAAKDIIANFFASVLLLFDNSFNQGDWVEISGIEGTIVEIGLRKTTIRTFDNSLVFLPNSTIMGTNIKNWSKRKVGRHVKLFVGVTYDAKPEQLEQCVEDIRYLLATSPLIAQVDDSALNHGGTRAKYRQNLVSVNDLEGYKNSTYVAVSGFGASSIDIEVYFYTKAVDAAGFRAARQSILLELMKIVERNKLSFAFPSQSLYIEKINKEDKEELLS
- a CDS encoding Bax inhibitor-1/YccA family protein, with protein sequence MSLYDRDYSNSKTQEFEGYARSDLSIFIKQTYQLFAASLLAATAGAYIGIFALAHLFAQSQATFWILFIVEIGLLFALQWKKREAPLNLILLFAFTFVSGLTLTPLLYSVLALPAGASIIAQAFALTTVAFGALSVFAMNTKKDFTMMGKMLFVALIVIVVASLINIFFQSSLLSLAISGIGAILFSFYILYDTQNIIRGNYETPIEGAVALYLDFINLFISLLNILRSFNSR